One genomic segment of Clavelina lepadiformis chromosome 3, kaClaLepa1.1, whole genome shotgun sequence includes these proteins:
- the LOC143450882 gene encoding GPALPP motifs-containing protein 1-like, which yields MDDCIGPALPPGFKPANVREDVGPALSKAVADKSIAEDIEAELSIGPQLPGNLIRPAPSPTVQAASDFIGPSIPSDNKNKFDDAEDLFGPALPPGFKKANVGEKRVLGPQLPPGFQGQASSDEEDEEIIGPLPPTANAAEDVKDRIARDFEKRAQKMKDKLEGRDEPKKIEREIWMTELPPVLQGFGMGPRQFRANPTEVGDRSGWTDTPADKLKKSLERKNTSDNNSPSLKDVNVVKRDKDISGQLNEYNGAKQQESLLSMHEKKRKRKLKEEKESGKADIRRPFDRDIDLQANKFDEAAKKRMLKQSSGLSSRFSHGETSGTFL from the exons ATGGATGATTGTATTGGACCTGCATTGCCACCAGGTTTTAAGCCTGCTAATGTTAGAGAAGATGTAGGACCAGCATTATCTAAAGCTGTCGCTGATAAATCCATAGCAGAAGACATCGAAGCAGAGTTGTCTATTGGACCACAATTACCTGGAAATCTTATTCGGCCAGCGCCGTCACCCACAGTGCAAGCAGCTTCTGATTTCATTGGACCAAGTATCCCAAgtgacaataaaaataaatttgatgaTGCTGAAGATTTGTTTGGACCAGCACTTCCTCCAGGGTTTAAGAAAGCAAATGTTGGTGAAAAGAGAGTTCTTGGTCCACAATTGCCACCAGGATTTCAAGG ACAGGCATCAAGTGATGAGGAAGATGAAGAAATAATAGGACCACTTCCACCAACTGCAAATGCTGCAGAAGACGTCAAAGATAGAATTGCCCGGGATTTTGAAAAGAG AGCCCAGAAAATGAAGGATAAATTAGAAGGGAGAGACGAACCAAAGAAAATTGAACGTGAAATTTGGATGACTGAATTGCCACCAGTGTTGCAg GGTTTTGGTATGGGGCCAAGACAGTTTAGGGCAAACCCAACTGAAGTTGGAGATAGGTCAGGGTGGACTGACACACCGGCAGATAAACTGAAGAAATCCTTg gaaaGAAAAAATACTTCTGACAACAATTCTCCCTCTCTAAAAGATGTAAATGTTGTAAAACGTGATAAAGATATTTCAGGACAACTCAACGAATATAAT GGAGCTAAACAACAGGAGTCGTTGCTGTCGATGCATGAAAAGAAACGAAAGCGTAAattaaaagaagaaaaagaaagtgGAAAAGCTGACATCCGAAGGCCCTTTGACCGGGACATTGATCTCCAA GCCAACAAATTTGATGAAGCAGCAAAGAAGAGGATGCTGAAACAATCTTCCGGATTGTCATCAAGATTTTCGCATGGGGAAACATCTGGAACGTTTTTGTGA
- the LOC143450883 gene encoding trafficking protein particle complex subunit 4-like: MTVFSVYVVNKAGGLIFQYDHQKQNVEMEKTFSYPLDIKLDIQSDQISVVFGQRDGIRVGYVVLSVNGKTVNGRKLEDGSDAIELIEDESSYPISIKFGRPKLSSNQKIMMASMFHSLYAISVQLSPEPGSSGIQKLETDTFILHCHQTVTGVKFIVISDTKQVGVESLLHRLYTIYADFALKNPFYSLEMPIRTELFDTHVISAIEQTEKTGSAI, translated from the exons ATGACGGTGTTTTCTGTGTATGTTGTTAATAAAGCTGGTGGTCTGATATTTCAATATGATCatcaaaagcaaaatgttgaaatgGAGAAAACGTTTAG CTACCCCTTGGATATAAAGTTGGATATACAATCTGATCAAATCAGTGTTGTGTTTGGCCAAAGAGATGGGATACGAGTCGGATATGTTGTTTTGTCTGTCAATGGAAAGACTGTTAATGGAAGAAAACTCGAGGATGGTTCTGATGCTATTGAA CTTATTGAAGATGAGAGTAGTTACCCCATCAGTATCAAGTTTGGTCGACCAAAACTTTCATCCAACCAAAAGATTATGATGGCAAGTATGTTTCACTCGCTATATGCCATCAGTGTACAACTTTCTCCTGAACCGGGTAGTTCTGGAATTCAAAAGTTGGAAACTGACACATTCATACTGCATTGCCATCAAACTGTTACTGGTGTCAAATTTATTGTCATTTCTGACACCAAGCAG GTTGGAGTTGAATCTTTACTTCATAGACTTTATACAATCTATGCCGactttgctttgaaaaatCCCTTTTATTCATTGGAAATGCCTATCAGAACTGAGCTATTTGACACTCATGTGATATCTGCAATAGAACAGACAGAAAAAACTGGCTCTGCAATTTAA
- the LOC143448337 gene encoding cdc42 homolog isoform X2, whose protein sequence is MQTIKCVVVGDGAVGKTCLLISYTTNKFPQEYVPTVFDNYAVTVMIGGEPYTLGLFDTAGQEDYDRLRPLSYPQTDVFLVCFSVVSPSSYENIKEKWVPEITHHCPKTPFLLVGTQVDLRDDASTIEKLSKNKQKAITQEMGDKLARELKAVKYVECSALTQKGLKNVFDEAILAALEPPEPKRRKKCKIL, encoded by the exons ATGCAGACAATTAAGTGTGTTGTTGTTGGAGATGGTGCTGTGGGTAAAACATGTTTACTGATTTCATACACCACGAACAAATTTCCGCAAGAATATGTTCCTACG GTATTTGATAACTATGCAGTTACTGTTATGATTGGTGGGGAACCATATACACTAGGATTATTTGACACTGCAG GCCAGGAAGATTATGACAGATTACGACCACTCAGTTATCCACAAACCGATGTTTTCCTAGTGtgtttttctgttgtttcACCATCatcttatgaaaacattaaagAGAAG TGGGTTCCAGAAATTACCCATCATTGTCCAAAAACTCCATTTCTCCTGGTTGGAACCCAGGTCGATCTTCGTGATGATGCAAGCACAAtagaaaaactttcaaaaaataagcaaaagGCAATTACTCAAGAAATGGGAGACAAACTTGCCAGGGAATTAAAAGCAGTTAAATACGTAGAATGTTCAGCTTTAACACAA AAAGGACTGAAGAATGTATTTGATGAAGCTATATTGGCTGCACTAGAACCACCAGAGCCCAAACGCCGCAAAAAATGCAAGATTTTGTGA
- the LOC143448337 gene encoding cell division control protein 42 homolog isoform X1: protein MQTIKCVVVGDGAVGKTCLLISYTTNKFPQEYVPTVFDNYAVTVMIGGEPYTLGLFDTAGQEDYDRLRPLSYPQTDVFLVCFSVVSPSSYENIKEKWVPEITHHCPKTPFLLVGTQVDLRDDASTIEKLSKNKQKAITQEMGDKLARELKAVKYVECSALTQRGLKNVFDEAILAALEPPQDKPKGKCSLV from the exons ATGCAGACAATTAAGTGTGTTGTTGTTGGAGATGGTGCTGTGGGTAAAACATGTTTACTGATTTCATACACCACGAACAAATTTCCGCAAGAATATGTTCCTACG GTATTTGATAACTATGCAGTTACTGTTATGATTGGTGGGGAACCATATACACTAGGATTATTTGACACTGCAG GCCAGGAAGATTATGACAGATTACGACCACTCAGTTATCCACAAACCGATGTTTTCCTAGTGtgtttttctgttgtttcACCATCatcttatgaaaacattaaagAGAAG TGGGTTCCAGAAATTACCCATCATTGTCCAAAAACTCCATTTCTCCTGGTTGGAACCCAGGTCGATCTTCGTGATGATGCAAGCACAAtagaaaaactttcaaaaaataagcaaaagGCAATTACTCAAGAAATGGGAGACAAACTTGCCAGGGAATTAAAAGCAGTTAAATACGTAGAATGTTCAGCTTTAACACAA CGAGgtttaaaaaacgtttttgacgAAGCAATACTGGCTGCCTTGGAGCCTCCTCAAGATAAACCCAAAGGAAAATGCAGTCTTGTTTAG
- the LOC143450493 gene encoding nucleoside diphosphate kinase homolog 7-like, which produces MFPGYSDAYIEPSSAQDERYSFITEWYDPQAALIRRYQFLYYPKDSSVEMYDIKNRRKFLSRTKFDHVKVEDLYIGSKLSIYSRQLTFVDFGDRFTESKMGNKNEKTLAIVKPDAVSKLGTIINCLKENDIQVCKAKMVQLTRKDAAIFYEEHQSKPFYNPLLDYMTSGPVVAMEIMGSDAVKQWRKLLGPTDSNAAREQEPTSLRAMFGTDNTKNAAHGSDSATSAKREIEFFFPSSGKSKLAGTAKYENCTCCVIKPHAVKSGLIGDILSVIQDAGFAVTDLSMQNIEKANAEEFYEVYKSVVAEYQSMVNELCNGPCVALEITGKDQDTANRFREFCGPADPEIARHLRPKTIRAMFGKDKIQNAVHCTDLPDDGILEVEYFFRILPH; this is translated from the exons ATG TTCCCTGGTTACTCAGATGCATACATTGAACCATCG TCTGCACAAGATGAAAGATACTCATTCATAACAGAGTGGTATGATCCACAAGCAGCACTCATTCGCCGATACCAGTTTTTATATTATCCTAAAGACAGCAGTGTGGAGATG TATGACATCAAGAACAGGCGCAAATTTTTAAGCAGAACCAAATTCGACCACGTCAAAGTGGAAGATTTGTATATTGGAAGCAAACTCAGCATTTATTCAAGACAGTTGACATTTGTTGATTTTGGAGATCGTTTTACTGAAAGTAAAATgggaaataaaaatgaaaa AACACTTGCAATAGTGAAGCCAGATGCTGTATCCAAACTGGGAACTATCATCAACTGcttgaaagaaaatgacatTCAAGTGTGCAAGGCTAAAATGGTTCAACTTACCAGAAAGGATGCAGCCATTTTCTATGAAGAACACCAGTCAAAACCCTTTTATAA CCCCCTGCTTGACTACATGACAAGTGGACCAGTTGTTGCCATGGAAATTATGGGATCTGATGCAGTAAAGCAATGGAGAAAATTGCTTGGACCAACAGATTCTAATGCAGCTCGGGAGCAAGAGCCAACTAGCTTAAGAGCTATGTTTGGAACTGATAACACTAAAAATGCTGCACATGGTTCAGACAGCGCCACTTCTGCAAAAAGG gaaattgaattcttttttccGTCAAGTGGGAAGAGCAAACTGGCGGGCACTGCAAAGTATGAAAATTGCACCTGTTGCGTTATAAAACCCCATGCTGTGAAAAGTGGTTTGATTGGAGACATTTTGTCTGTAATTCAAGATGCAGGATTTGCAGTAACAGACTTGAGCATG CAAAATATCGAAAAGGCAAATGCTGAGGAATTCTACGAGGTATACAAGAGTGTGGTGGCAGAATATCAAAGCATGGTAAACGAGTTATGCAATGGACCGTGTGTTGCTCTAGAAATTACTGGGAAAGATCAAGATACTGCTAATCGATTCCGTGAATTTTGTGGCCCAGCTGATCCT GAAATTGCTCGACACTTACGCCCGAAAACAATCCGAGCTATGTTTGGCAAAGACAAGATCCAAAATGCCGTCCATTGCACTGACCTTCCCGATGACGGTATCTTAGAGGTCGAATACTTCTTCCGCATTCTTCCACACTAA
- the LOC143449659 gene encoding L-seryl-tRNA(Sec) kinase-like gives MSKACICVLCGLPGSGKTTFCSSLIKSELHQYQFIHVCYDALIPWIDFKDPRDIHAWKARRQLVLHFVHNVLQFFLSGNIDMKILQVQTLVEKEVNRVLLQTEKLIKSAMTKNVVILVDDNMQFREMRYEYCQLSRQLNTGFAILYMACPLLICQQRNESRSSESIVKNQSFLRIQAQMELPGTSQCKWESNYCEVDTSTIDDDVLNKVAVLLDHAFANPMQNINLVDHKLAEHTRLVNMNSLTHQADIVLRRLCGEVLKHELSPQCLAPKLSLAKKMVLQEIKCGNMHENDYLTHTRHIDQEKLTLRLRNLLTGYLEELNLS, from the coding sequence ATGTCAAAGGCGTGTATTTGTGTATTATGTGGGTTGCCTGGTTCTggaaaaacaactttttgcagtaGTTTGATAAAAAGTGAACTGCATCAGTATCAATTTATTCACGTATGTTATGATGCACTGATACCATGGATCGATTTTAAAGACCCACGAGACATTCATGCATGGAAAGCTCGCAGACAATTAGTTCTACACTTTGTGCATAATGTACTGCAATTTTTTCTCTCCGGTAATATTGACATGAAAATATTACAAGTGCAAACATTAGTAGAAAAAGAGGTAAATCGGGTATTACTTCAGActgaaaaattaataaaaagcGCTATGACTAAGAATGTTGTAATTTTGGTTGATGATAATATGCAATTCAGAGAAATGAGATATGAATATTGTCAGTTATCCCGGCAATTGAACACTGGTTTTGCCATTTTATATATGGCCTGTCCACTTCTTATATGCCAGCAGAGAAATGAAAGTCGATCATCCGAAAGTATTGTTAAGAATCAATCATTTTTAAGAATTCAAGCTCAAATGGAACTGCCAGGAACATCTCAATGCAAGTGGGAAAGCAATTATTGCGAAGTTGACACCTCAACAATAGATGATGATGTTTTGAACAAGGTCGCTGTATTGCTGGACCATGCATTTGCTAATCCAATGCAGAATATTAATTTGGTTGACCATAAATTGGCCGAACATACCAGACTGGTGAATATGAACAGTCTCACTCACCAAGCTGATATTGTGTTGCGTAGGTTATGTGGTGAAGTTTTAAAGCATGAGCTTAGTCCGCAGTGCTTAGCTCCTAAACTCTCACTTGCAAAGAAGATGGTACttcaagaaataaaatgtggGAATATGCATGAAAATGATTACTTAACACATACGAGACACATTGATCAAGAAAAACTTACCCTAAGGTTGAGAAATCTTTTAACTGGTTATTTAGAAGAACTAAATTTAAGTTGA